A genomic segment from Gossypium hirsutum isolate 1008001.06 chromosome D04, Gossypium_hirsutum_v2.1, whole genome shotgun sequence encodes:
- the LOC121215949 gene encoding brefeldin A-inhibited guanine nucleotide-exchange protein 1 isoform X1 produces the protein MSASQTLGGPSRCGRVLGPSLDKIIKNAAWRKHSHLVSSCKSVLDKLETLPDAALPDPSSPLLGLSSSDADFVLNPILLALDSNYAKVADPALECVFKLFSAGVVRGEIDGKNSDSIMYKIVDSVCKVGGIGEESVELAVLRALLSAVRCPCVLIRGDCLLQVVRTLYNIYLGGLNGTNQICAKSVLAQIMLIIFSRADEDSMDVSITTVSVSELLEFTDKNLNEGNSIYFCQNFVSEVMSDSEGVPDLKLSQPVPVSQNGESKDEGEEIGSEKMKDEVELCPGGISSKIREDGFIVFKNLCKLSMKFSSQENPDDQVLLRGKTLSLELLKVIMDNGGSIWCSTERFLNAIKQFLCLSLLKNSALSVMSIFQLQCSIFMSLLTKYRSGLKAEIGIFFPMLILRVLENVLQPSFLQKMTILDMLEKIAGDSQIIIDIFVNYDCDVDSPNIFERIVNGLLKTALGPPPGSTTTLSAVQDITFRHESVKCLVGIIKSMGAWMDQQLKIGDSDLPSGSESETSAESHLTPSAEDGLVPDYELHLELNSELSDSATLEQRRAYKIELQKGVQLFNKKPSKGIEFLIKTKKVGNSPEEVASFLKKNTAGLNETMIGDYLGEREEFALRVMHAYVDSFNFKSIDFGEAIRFFLSGFRLPGEAQKIDRIMEKFAERYCKCNPNSFTSADTAYVLAYSVIMLNTDAHNSMVKDKMTKSDFIRNNRGIDDGKDLPEEYLGALYDQIVKNEIKINADSSVPQSKQANSLNKLLGLDGILNLVSWKQTEEKPLGANGHLIRHIQEQFKAKSGKSESVYHAVSDISILRFMVEVCWGPMLAAFSVTLDQSDDRLTTTQCILGFRYSVHVTAVMGLQTQRDAFVTSVAKFTFLHCAADMKQKNVDAVKAIISIAIEDGNHLQEAWEHILTCLSRIEHLQLLGEGATTDASFLSVSNTEQSLMKKGTLQNPAVMAVVLGGSYDSTTVGVNSSRFVTPEQINHFIANLNLLDQIGNFELNHVFAHSQRLNSEAIVAFVKALCKVSMLELQSPTDPRVFSLIKLVEIAHYNMNRIRLVWSRMWNVLSDFFVSVGLSESLSVAIFVMDSLRQLAMKFLEREELANYNFQNQFLRPFVIIMQKSNSAEIRELIVRCISQMVLSRVTNVKSGWKSVFMVFTAAAADERKNIVLLAFETMEKIVREYFPHITETDATVFTDCVRCLIKFTNSRFNNDASLNAIAFLRFCAVKLAEGGFVCTNKRSDDGSSVSSINKDDSDVKGFAYIDDHGSYWLPLLTGLSKLTSDSRLDIRRSSVEVLFNILKDHGHLFSRVFWVGIFNSVILPIFDGVCGRREMPVKDEQNLPTLRSSHHDGSTWDAETSTVAAQCLVDLYIGFYSVLRPQLSNVLSVLTGYLRSSIQGPASNGVVAMFRLIGELGSRLSEEEWREICLAIKEAAISMFPGFMKLLRTMDDIEVPDNSPSRSSTEASTDHGFTDHELEDANLQTAAYVVSKMKSHIAIQLLIMQVIIDMYKTNLQFLSAANINIIVDIVSSVASHAQELNSETTLRKKIQKACSILELSDPPLVHFENEAYQNYLNFLQDLIKNNPSVVEKMNLESQIVAVCEKILQIYLNCTINQNMVQISVNKPTSRWVLPLGSAKREELAARTSLLVSALKTLSGLEKDRFRKYIASFFHLLVALIRCEHSSSEVQRVLSDLFQSSIGPIIKQ, from the exons AATCCTATCCTACTCGCTCTCGACTCCAATTATGCCAAAGTTGCCGATCCCGCTCTCGAATGTGTCTTCAAATTGTTCTCTGCCGGCGTCGTTCGCGGCGAGATCGACGGAAAAAACTCCGATTCGATCATGTACAAGATTGTCGATAGTGTATGCAAAGTCGGCGGCATTGGCGAGGAATCAGTCGAGCTCGCTGTGCTTCGAGCTTTACTTTCCGCCGTTCGATGTCCCTGTGTTTTGATCCGTGGGGATTGCTTGCTTCAGGTAGTTAGAACTTTGTACAACATATATTTAGGTGGTTTAAATGGAACCAATCAGATCTGTGCTAAGTCCGTTTTAGCTCAAATTATGCTCATCATATTCTCCCGTGCTGACGAAGACTCCATGGATGTTTCTATTACAACAGTGTCAGTTAGTGAGCTTTTAGAGTTTACTGATAAGAACTTAAATGAAGGGAATTCAATCTATTTTTGTCAGAATTTCGTTAGTGAGGTTATGAGTGATAGTGAAGGGGTACCAGATTTGAAGCTTTCGCAGCCGGTTCCAGTGTCGCAAAATGGTGAGTCTAAGGACGAGGGGGAGGAAATTGGGTCGGAAAAGATGAAGGACGAGGTGGAATTGTGTCCTGGTGGGATTAGTAGTAAAATTAGGGAGGATGGATTTATTGTTTTTAAGAATTTGTGCAAGTTATCAATGAAATTTTCATCCCAGGAGAATCCTGACGATCAGGTTCTTTTGAGAGGGAAGACATTATCTTTGGAACTTCTCAAGGTTATTATGGATAATGGGGGTTCAATTTGGTGCTCAACTGAGAG GTTTCTTAATGCAATTAAGCAATTTCTCTGCTTATCATTGTTAAAAAACAGTGCATTGTCAGTGATGTCCATTTTCCAGCTCCAGTGTTCTATTTTTATGAGCTTGTTGACAAAATATAGATCAGGGCTGAAAGCTGAAATTGGAATATTCTTTCCCATGCTAATCCTACGAGTTCTAGAGAATGTTCTCCAGCCAAGTTTTCTACAGAAAATGACCATCCTTGATATGTTGGAAAAGATTGCTGGAGATTCACAGATTATCATTGATATATTTGTGAACTACGACTGTGATGTGGATTCACCTAATATATTTGAAAG GATTGTCAATGGCCTTCTGAAAACTGCTCTAGGGCCACCACCGGGTTCAACCACAACTTTGTCTGCAGTCCAGGATATTACTTTCCGGCATGAATCAGTGAAGTGCTTAGTTGGCATCATCAAGTCAATGGGAGCTTGGATGGACCAACAGCTGAAGATAGGTGATTCTGATTTGCCTAGTGGCTCTGAGAGTGAAACTTCAGCAGAGAGCCATTTAACCCCAAGTGCAGAAGATGGACTTGTCCCTGATTATGAATTACATCTGGAATTAAATTCTGAATTGTCAGATTCTGCTACTCTTGAGCAACGCCGGGCTTACAAGATTGAACTCCAG AAAGGAGTCCAATTGTTTAACAAGAAGCCATCCAAAGGCATCGAGTTTCTTATAAAAACCAAAAAAGTTGGCAACTCTCCCGAGGAAGTGGCTTCTTTTCTTAAGAAAAACACTGCTGGGCTGAATGAAACCATGATTGGTGATTATTTGGGTGAAAGGGAGGAATTTGCTTTGAGAGTCATGCATGCCTACGTAGATTCCTTTAATTTCAAATCTATAGATTTTGGTGAAGCAATAAGGTTCTTCCTAAGTGGCTTCAGGTTGCCAGGAGAGGCACAGAAAATTGACCGCATCATGGAAAAGTTTGCTGAGCGCTATTGTAAATGCAATCCAAACTCATTTACTAGTGCAGATACTGCTTATGTACTGGCATACTCTGTCATAATGCTCAACACTGATGCCCATAATAGCATGGTCAAAGATAAG ATGACCAAGTCTGATTTCATCCGAAACAACCGAGGAATAGATGATGGCAAGGATTTACCTGAGGAGTATCTTGGTGCTCTTTATGATCAGATTGTGAAAAATGAAATTAAGATAAATGCTGATTCTTCTGTTCCTCAAAGCAAGCAGGCGAACAGCTTAAATAAGTTATTGGGTTTAGATGGTATACTCAATCTCGTCAGTTGGAAGCAAACTGAAGAAAAGCCATTGGGTGCAAATGGGCATCTTATTAGACATATCCAAGAGCAGTTTAAGGCAAAGTCGGGAAAATCAGA GTCTGTTTATCATGCTGTTTCAGATATATCAATCTTGAGGTTTATGGTGGAGGTCTGCTGGGGACCCATGCTGGCTGCATTTAGTGTCACACTTGACCAGAGTGATGATAGACTCACTACCACTCAGTGCATACTGGGCTTTCGATATTCTGTGCATGTAACTGCAGTAATGGGCTTGCAGACGCAGAGAGATGCTTTTGTCACATCTGTGGCGAAATTCACTTTTCTCCATTGTGCTGCAGATATGAAACAAAAGAATGTTGATGCTGTAAAG GCAATAATATCTATAGCCATTGAAGATGGTAACCATCTTCAGGAAGCCTGGGAGCATATATTGACATGCCTGTCCAGAATTGAGCATTTGCAACTGTTGGGAGAAGGTGCAACAACTGATGCATCCTTTTTATCTGTGTCTAACACTGAACAATCTCTGATGAAAAAAGGAACTCTCCAGAATCCAGCTGTGATGGCAGTCGTCCTAGGGGGTTCATATGATAGCACCACTGTTGGAGTTAATAGTTCAAGATTTGTAACTCCTGAGCAGATTAACCACTTCAttgcaaacttgaatttattGGACCAGATAGGAAATTTCGAGTTGAACCATGTTTTTGCACATAGCCAAAGGTTAAACAGTGAAGCAATAGTGGCATTTGTGAAAGCCCTCTGCAAAGTTTCTATGTTAGAGTTGCAGTCTCCAACAGACCCTCGTGTTTTTAGCCTCATAAAACTAGTTGAAATTGC GCATTACAATATGAATCGCATCAGATTAGTTTGGTCTCGAATGTGGAATGTTCTTTCCGATTTCTTTGTTTCAGTTGGATTGTCTGAGAGTTTATCTGTAGCAATTTTTGTGATGGATTCATTGCGGCAGCTTGCTATGAAGTTCTTAGAACGTGAGGAATTGGCAAACTATAATTTTCAGAATCAATTTTTGAGGCCATTTGTGATTATCATGCAGAAAAGCAACTCTGCAGAAATAAGGGAATTAATAGTTCGATGCATTTCCCAGATGGTCCTTAGCCGTGTCACTAATGTGAAATCTGGATGGAAAAGTGTTTTTATG GTGTTCACAGCTGCTGCTGCTGATGAGCGGAAGAATATTGTCTTGTTGGCTTTTGAGACAATGGAAAAAATAGTGCGAGAATACTTTCCTCATATAACTGAGACGGATGCGACCGTTTTTACTGATTGCGTAAGATGCCTCATCAAGTTCACAAATAGCAGGTTTAACAATGATGCTAGCCTCAATGCTATTGCATTTCTCCGGTTTTGTGCTGTCAAACTTGCTGAGGGTGGATTTGTTTGCACTAATAAGCGCTCAGATGATGGTTCATCTGTTTCAAGTATAAATAAGGATGATTCAGATGTAAAAGGTTTCGCTTATATAGACGATCATGGATCATATTGGCTTCCTTTGCTAACAG GTTTATCAAAACTAACATCTGACTCAAGATTAGATATCCGAAGGAGTTCAGTGGAAGTGCTTTTCAACATCCTGAAGGATCACGGTCATCTTTTCTCACGAGTATTCTGGGTTGGCATTTTTAATTCTGTTATTCTCCCCATATTTGATGGTGTATGTGGAAGGAGAGAGATGCCTGTAAAAGATGAGCAAAATTTACCAACTTTAAGATCTTCTCATCATGATGGAAGTACATGGGACGCTGAAACTTCCACCGTGGCAGCACAGTGTCTAGTGGATCTATATATTGGTTTTTACAGTGTATTGAGGCCCCAGCTATCAAATGTGTTATCAGTACTGACAGGATACTTGAGAAGCTCAATACAGGGTCCGGCAAGCAATGGGGTTGTGGCAATGTTCCGTTTGATAGGAGAATTAGGAAGCAGACTCTCAGAAGAGGAATGGCGAGAAATCTGTCTAGCTATAAAAGAAGCAGCCATATCAATGTTCCCAGGGTTTATGAAGCTTTTGAGAACCATGGATGACATTGAGGTGCCTGACAATTCTCCATCCCGTTCTAGTACTGAAGCAAGTACTGATCATGGATTTACCGATCATGAGCTTGAGGATGCTAATCTGCAAACTGCGGCTTACGTGGTTTCAAAAATGAAGAGTCATATTGCCATACAGCTGCTCATTATGCAG GTTATAATTGACATGTACAAAACAAATCTACAATTCTTGTCAGCTGCCAACATCAACATCATTGTCGACATAGTGTCTTCTGTTGCATCCCATGCTCAGGAACTGAACTCTGAGACTACCCTGCGGAAGAAAATACAGAAAGCGTGTTCAATCTTAGAGCTCTCGGATCCTCCTTTGGTTCACTTCGAAAATGAGGCTTATCAAAATTACCTCAATTTCCTCCAAGATTTAATCAAAAACAATCCATCCGTTGTCGAGAAGATGAACCTAGAATCACAAATCGTGGCAGTGTGTGAAAAAATATTGCAGATATACCTCAACTGTACCATTAACCAGAATATGGTACAGATATCAGTTAACAAGCCAACGTCCCGTTGGGTACTACCGTTGGGTTCAGCCAAAAGGGAAGAATTGGCAGCAAGAACATCTTTACTTGTGTCAGCATTGAAGACTTTGAGTGGTTTGGAGAAGGATCGCTTTAGAAAATACATTGCAAGTTTCTTTCATCTGTTAGTCGCTCTGATACGGTGCGAGCATAGCTCCAGCGAAGTTCAACGTGTTCTAAGCGACTTATTCCAGTCATCTATAGGTCCAATAATAAAGCAATAA
- the LOC121215949 gene encoding brefeldin A-inhibited guanine nucleotide-exchange protein 1 isoform X2 — MWIHLIYLKDICRIVNGLLKTALGPPPGSTTTLSAVQDITFRHESVKCLVGIIKSMGAWMDQQLKIGDSDLPSGSESETSAESHLTPSAEDGLVPDYELHLELNSELSDSATLEQRRAYKIELQKGVQLFNKKPSKGIEFLIKTKKVGNSPEEVASFLKKNTAGLNETMIGDYLGEREEFALRVMHAYVDSFNFKSIDFGEAIRFFLSGFRLPGEAQKIDRIMEKFAERYCKCNPNSFTSADTAYVLAYSVIMLNTDAHNSMVKDKMTKSDFIRNNRGIDDGKDLPEEYLGALYDQIVKNEIKINADSSVPQSKQANSLNKLLGLDGILNLVSWKQTEEKPLGANGHLIRHIQEQFKAKSGKSESVYHAVSDISILRFMVEVCWGPMLAAFSVTLDQSDDRLTTTQCILGFRYSVHVTAVMGLQTQRDAFVTSVAKFTFLHCAADMKQKNVDAVKAIISIAIEDGNHLQEAWEHILTCLSRIEHLQLLGEGATTDASFLSVSNTEQSLMKKGTLQNPAVMAVVLGGSYDSTTVGVNSSRFVTPEQINHFIANLNLLDQIGNFELNHVFAHSQRLNSEAIVAFVKALCKVSMLELQSPTDPRVFSLIKLVEIAHYNMNRIRLVWSRMWNVLSDFFVSVGLSESLSVAIFVMDSLRQLAMKFLEREELANYNFQNQFLRPFVIIMQKSNSAEIRELIVRCISQMVLSRVTNVKSGWKSVFMVFTAAAADERKNIVLLAFETMEKIVREYFPHITETDATVFTDCVRCLIKFTNSRFNNDASLNAIAFLRFCAVKLAEGGFVCTNKRSDDGSSVSSINKDDSDVKGFAYIDDHGSYWLPLLTGLSKLTSDSRLDIRRSSVEVLFNILKDHGHLFSRVFWVGIFNSVILPIFDGVCGRREMPVKDEQNLPTLRSSHHDGSTWDAETSTVAAQCLVDLYIGFYSVLRPQLSNVLSVLTGYLRSSIQGPASNGVVAMFRLIGELGSRLSEEEWREICLAIKEAAISMFPGFMKLLRTMDDIEVPDNSPSRSSTEASTDHGFTDHELEDANLQTAAYVVSKMKSHIAIQLLIMQVIIDMYKTNLQFLSAANINIIVDIVSSVASHAQELNSETTLRKKIQKACSILELSDPPLVHFENEAYQNYLNFLQDLIKNNPSVVEKMNLESQIVAVCEKILQIYLNCTINQNMVQISVNKPTSRWVLPLGSAKREELAARTSLLVSALKTLSGLEKDRFRKYIASFFHLLVALIRCEHSSSEVQRVLSDLFQSSIGPIIKQ, encoded by the exons ATGTGGATTCACCTAATATATTTGAAAG ATATTTGCAGGATTGTCAATGGCCTTCTGAAAACTGCTCTAGGGCCACCACCGGGTTCAACCACAACTTTGTCTGCAGTCCAGGATATTACTTTCCGGCATGAATCAGTGAAGTGCTTAGTTGGCATCATCAAGTCAATGGGAGCTTGGATGGACCAACAGCTGAAGATAGGTGATTCTGATTTGCCTAGTGGCTCTGAGAGTGAAACTTCAGCAGAGAGCCATTTAACCCCAAGTGCAGAAGATGGACTTGTCCCTGATTATGAATTACATCTGGAATTAAATTCTGAATTGTCAGATTCTGCTACTCTTGAGCAACGCCGGGCTTACAAGATTGAACTCCAG AAAGGAGTCCAATTGTTTAACAAGAAGCCATCCAAAGGCATCGAGTTTCTTATAAAAACCAAAAAAGTTGGCAACTCTCCCGAGGAAGTGGCTTCTTTTCTTAAGAAAAACACTGCTGGGCTGAATGAAACCATGATTGGTGATTATTTGGGTGAAAGGGAGGAATTTGCTTTGAGAGTCATGCATGCCTACGTAGATTCCTTTAATTTCAAATCTATAGATTTTGGTGAAGCAATAAGGTTCTTCCTAAGTGGCTTCAGGTTGCCAGGAGAGGCACAGAAAATTGACCGCATCATGGAAAAGTTTGCTGAGCGCTATTGTAAATGCAATCCAAACTCATTTACTAGTGCAGATACTGCTTATGTACTGGCATACTCTGTCATAATGCTCAACACTGATGCCCATAATAGCATGGTCAAAGATAAG ATGACCAAGTCTGATTTCATCCGAAACAACCGAGGAATAGATGATGGCAAGGATTTACCTGAGGAGTATCTTGGTGCTCTTTATGATCAGATTGTGAAAAATGAAATTAAGATAAATGCTGATTCTTCTGTTCCTCAAAGCAAGCAGGCGAACAGCTTAAATAAGTTATTGGGTTTAGATGGTATACTCAATCTCGTCAGTTGGAAGCAAACTGAAGAAAAGCCATTGGGTGCAAATGGGCATCTTATTAGACATATCCAAGAGCAGTTTAAGGCAAAGTCGGGAAAATCAGA GTCTGTTTATCATGCTGTTTCAGATATATCAATCTTGAGGTTTATGGTGGAGGTCTGCTGGGGACCCATGCTGGCTGCATTTAGTGTCACACTTGACCAGAGTGATGATAGACTCACTACCACTCAGTGCATACTGGGCTTTCGATATTCTGTGCATGTAACTGCAGTAATGGGCTTGCAGACGCAGAGAGATGCTTTTGTCACATCTGTGGCGAAATTCACTTTTCTCCATTGTGCTGCAGATATGAAACAAAAGAATGTTGATGCTGTAAAG GCAATAATATCTATAGCCATTGAAGATGGTAACCATCTTCAGGAAGCCTGGGAGCATATATTGACATGCCTGTCCAGAATTGAGCATTTGCAACTGTTGGGAGAAGGTGCAACAACTGATGCATCCTTTTTATCTGTGTCTAACACTGAACAATCTCTGATGAAAAAAGGAACTCTCCAGAATCCAGCTGTGATGGCAGTCGTCCTAGGGGGTTCATATGATAGCACCACTGTTGGAGTTAATAGTTCAAGATTTGTAACTCCTGAGCAGATTAACCACTTCAttgcaaacttgaatttattGGACCAGATAGGAAATTTCGAGTTGAACCATGTTTTTGCACATAGCCAAAGGTTAAACAGTGAAGCAATAGTGGCATTTGTGAAAGCCCTCTGCAAAGTTTCTATGTTAGAGTTGCAGTCTCCAACAGACCCTCGTGTTTTTAGCCTCATAAAACTAGTTGAAATTGC GCATTACAATATGAATCGCATCAGATTAGTTTGGTCTCGAATGTGGAATGTTCTTTCCGATTTCTTTGTTTCAGTTGGATTGTCTGAGAGTTTATCTGTAGCAATTTTTGTGATGGATTCATTGCGGCAGCTTGCTATGAAGTTCTTAGAACGTGAGGAATTGGCAAACTATAATTTTCAGAATCAATTTTTGAGGCCATTTGTGATTATCATGCAGAAAAGCAACTCTGCAGAAATAAGGGAATTAATAGTTCGATGCATTTCCCAGATGGTCCTTAGCCGTGTCACTAATGTGAAATCTGGATGGAAAAGTGTTTTTATG GTGTTCACAGCTGCTGCTGCTGATGAGCGGAAGAATATTGTCTTGTTGGCTTTTGAGACAATGGAAAAAATAGTGCGAGAATACTTTCCTCATATAACTGAGACGGATGCGACCGTTTTTACTGATTGCGTAAGATGCCTCATCAAGTTCACAAATAGCAGGTTTAACAATGATGCTAGCCTCAATGCTATTGCATTTCTCCGGTTTTGTGCTGTCAAACTTGCTGAGGGTGGATTTGTTTGCACTAATAAGCGCTCAGATGATGGTTCATCTGTTTCAAGTATAAATAAGGATGATTCAGATGTAAAAGGTTTCGCTTATATAGACGATCATGGATCATATTGGCTTCCTTTGCTAACAG GTTTATCAAAACTAACATCTGACTCAAGATTAGATATCCGAAGGAGTTCAGTGGAAGTGCTTTTCAACATCCTGAAGGATCACGGTCATCTTTTCTCACGAGTATTCTGGGTTGGCATTTTTAATTCTGTTATTCTCCCCATATTTGATGGTGTATGTGGAAGGAGAGAGATGCCTGTAAAAGATGAGCAAAATTTACCAACTTTAAGATCTTCTCATCATGATGGAAGTACATGGGACGCTGAAACTTCCACCGTGGCAGCACAGTGTCTAGTGGATCTATATATTGGTTTTTACAGTGTATTGAGGCCCCAGCTATCAAATGTGTTATCAGTACTGACAGGATACTTGAGAAGCTCAATACAGGGTCCGGCAAGCAATGGGGTTGTGGCAATGTTCCGTTTGATAGGAGAATTAGGAAGCAGACTCTCAGAAGAGGAATGGCGAGAAATCTGTCTAGCTATAAAAGAAGCAGCCATATCAATGTTCCCAGGGTTTATGAAGCTTTTGAGAACCATGGATGACATTGAGGTGCCTGACAATTCTCCATCCCGTTCTAGTACTGAAGCAAGTACTGATCATGGATTTACCGATCATGAGCTTGAGGATGCTAATCTGCAAACTGCGGCTTACGTGGTTTCAAAAATGAAGAGTCATATTGCCATACAGCTGCTCATTATGCAG GTTATAATTGACATGTACAAAACAAATCTACAATTCTTGTCAGCTGCCAACATCAACATCATTGTCGACATAGTGTCTTCTGTTGCATCCCATGCTCAGGAACTGAACTCTGAGACTACCCTGCGGAAGAAAATACAGAAAGCGTGTTCAATCTTAGAGCTCTCGGATCCTCCTTTGGTTCACTTCGAAAATGAGGCTTATCAAAATTACCTCAATTTCCTCCAAGATTTAATCAAAAACAATCCATCCGTTGTCGAGAAGATGAACCTAGAATCACAAATCGTGGCAGTGTGTGAAAAAATATTGCAGATATACCTCAACTGTACCATTAACCAGAATATGGTACAGATATCAGTTAACAAGCCAACGTCCCGTTGGGTACTACCGTTGGGTTCAGCCAAAAGGGAAGAATTGGCAGCAAGAACATCTTTACTTGTGTCAGCATTGAAGACTTTGAGTGGTTTGGAGAAGGATCGCTTTAGAAAATACATTGCAAGTTTCTTTCATCTGTTAGTCGCTCTGATACGGTGCGAGCATAGCTCCAGCGAAGTTCAACGTGTTCTAAGCGACTTATTCCAGTCATCTATAGGTCCAATAATAAAGCAATAA